A single window of Marispirochaeta aestuarii DNA harbors:
- the trpF gene encoding bifunctional indole-3-glycerol phosphate synthase/phosphoribosylanthranilate isomerase gives MSRGILEGIVEKRRRRILREGHSLGVQIPAERRVPLVSFGREPCIICEIKRASPSRGGINPSLDPVHQAGLYSDAGVLSVSVLTEEDHFSGSLLDLMAVKETFPQLSVLRKEFILDEEDLEISFRAGADAVLLIASLLEADTLAQLYTKTYALGMDALVEVHSVEDVAKVRRLRPRFTGINSRDLRSFRTDLLLPLQLAESIDWDTKLIFESGIGRGEDVRIARNAGFSGVLIGETAVRHPERLGELAAAAGAGPENSVFWKHLARRRADHPQRPLVKVCGITGREDALLADSLGADLLGFVFADSPRRADADSVRNLGATWALKVGVVVSESGPDGRRRLPGEVKELLDGGYLDAVQFHGDEEPEECAGLAFPYYKAVRVGSQKDLEAARNFWSPRVLMDARAEGIRGGSGVRISSHLVRRAAETGPLWIAGGINCENVVEIVRDFNPELIDLSSGVEAEAGKKDPEKLKRLFELLDGRME, from the coding sequence ATGAGCAGGGGAATTCTCGAAGGCATTGTGGAAAAACGGCGCCGGCGTATCCTCAGGGAAGGTCATTCCCTGGGAGTACAGATCCCGGCAGAACGCCGTGTACCCCTGGTCAGCTTTGGCCGGGAACCCTGTATTATCTGCGAGATTAAACGTGCGTCCCCCTCCAGGGGGGGAATTAATCCTTCCCTGGACCCGGTTCATCAGGCCGGGCTCTATTCCGATGCCGGAGTCCTTTCGGTTTCGGTTCTTACGGAGGAGGACCATTTCTCCGGGTCCCTTCTTGATCTCATGGCTGTCAAGGAGACTTTCCCCCAGCTGTCGGTTCTCAGAAAGGAGTTTATCCTCGACGAAGAAGATCTGGAAATCTCCTTTCGTGCCGGGGCAGATGCAGTCCTGCTCATAGCATCCCTGCTGGAGGCCGATACCCTGGCGCAGCTGTATACAAAGACATACGCTCTCGGCATGGATGCCTTGGTGGAGGTCCATTCGGTCGAGGATGTTGCTAAAGTGCGCCGTCTCCGGCCCCGCTTTACGGGTATCAACAGCAGAGACCTGCGCAGTTTCCGCACGGACCTGCTCCTGCCTCTCCAGCTTGCCGAGTCGATTGACTGGGATACGAAGCTGATTTTCGAGTCCGGTATCGGCCGGGGAGAGGATGTCCGGATCGCCAGGAACGCCGGGTTCTCCGGTGTACTGATCGGGGAGACCGCTGTACGCCACCCCGAGCGCCTTGGTGAGCTTGCAGCGGCGGCGGGGGCAGGTCCCGAAAATTCGGTCTTCTGGAAGCACCTGGCCCGGCGCAGGGCTGATCATCCTCAACGGCCGCTGGTAAAGGTCTGCGGCATCACCGGCCGGGAGGACGCTCTTTTGGCAGATTCTCTGGGGGCGGACCTCCTGGGATTTGTTTTTGCCGATTCTCCCCGACGGGCTGATGCAGACTCTGTACGCAACCTGGGTGCAACCTGGGCCCTGAAAGTGGGGGTCGTGGTCAGTGAATCCGGACCGGACGGCCGGAGACGCCTCCCCGGGGAGGTAAAGGAGCTGCTGGATGGGGGGTACCTGGATGCTGTGCAGTTTCACGGTGATGAAGAGCCGGAGGAATGCGCAGGTCTTGCCTTTCCCTATTATAAGGCCGTCAGGGTGGGGTCACAGAAGGATCTTGAGGCGGCGAGGAACTTTTGGTCTCCCCGGGTCCTCATGGATGCCCGGGCAGAGGGGATACGGGGAGGATCGGGTGTCAGGATAAGCTCCCACCTTGTACGCAGGGCGGCGGAGACCGGGCCCCTGTGGATCGCCGGCGGAATCAACTGTGAGAATGTCGTTGAGATCGTAAGGGACTTTAATCCTGAGCTCATCGACCTGTCCAGCGGAGTTGAAGCCGAGGCGGGGAAAAAGGATCCGGAGAAACTGAAACGGCTCTTTGAGCTTCTTGACGGCAGAATGGAGTGA
- the trpA gene encoding tryptophan synthase subunit alpha, producing the protein MSNSEKHRIMTHMVAFYPDREQSLQVAGALIDGGASYIELQFPFSDPTADGPVIQAACGRALEAGFSLHEGFELAESIASMGDVPVFIMTYANPVIAMGMEAFIRRALKAGVEGLIVPDLVPGADEGLYAAGMTAGMPIVPVVVPTISGDRLDEIASLKEKYLYVALRSGITGRETRISPEIISFLDACSGTGMLSFGGFGIRNAEQIAALQPHVHAPVVGSALVEVITQHSGENADSIYTAVRDFTRRLCGE; encoded by the coding sequence ATGAGTAATTCAGAAAAGCACCGGATCATGACCCATATGGTTGCCTTTTATCCGGACAGGGAACAGAGCCTTCAGGTTGCCGGAGCACTGATCGACGGAGGGGCCTCATATATCGAGCTGCAGTTTCCCTTCTCCGATCCCACCGCCGACGGTCCGGTAATTCAGGCCGCCTGCGGCAGGGCCCTGGAGGCGGGTTTCTCTCTCCATGAAGGCTTCGAGCTCGCAGAGAGTATCGCCTCCATGGGGGATGTACCGGTTTTCATCATGACCTACGCGAATCCTGTTATCGCCATGGGTATGGAGGCCTTTATCCGCAGGGCCCTGAAAGCCGGAGTCGAGGGGCTTATTGTTCCCGATCTTGTTCCTGGAGCCGATGAAGGTCTCTACGCGGCGGGCATGACCGCCGGAATGCCCATTGTGCCGGTTGTGGTTCCCACCATATCCGGGGATCGCCTCGATGAGATAGCTTCTCTGAAAGAGAAATACCTCTATGTGGCATTGAGAAGCGGCATTACCGGGAGGGAGACCCGGATTTCTCCGGAGATCATAAGCTTCCTGGATGCCTGTTCCGGAACGGGAATGTTGAGTTTCGGCGGTTTCGGGATCCGCAATGCCGAACAGATTGCCGCCCTGCAGCCCCACGTACATGCACCGGTGGTAGGCTCCGCCCTGGTGGAGGTAATTACTCAACACAGCGGGGAGAATGCCGATAGTATCTATACGGCGGTCCGCGATTTTACCCGCCGCTTGTGTGGAGAATGA
- the trpB gene encoding tryptophan synthase subunit beta: MSTKGLYGNFGGRYVAEILRKPVLELEEAFEGWKDDSDFKAEFDRYANEFIGRPTPLMYADNLSRQIGGAQIYVKMEGLAHTGAHKINNALGQALLARRMGKTRIIAETGAGQHGVATAAVCAKLGFDCTVYMGTVDIRRQRPNVFWMELFGARVVPVASGARTLKDAVNEALRDWSANFTDTHYLIGSALGPHPYPAMVKEYQSVIGRETALQMSERDLNVEALIACVGGGSNSIGFFAPFIESSEPRLIGVEAAGLGLETGAHAARMTGSGGREGIIQGYKSLFLTDNNGQVLSTHSISAGLDYPGIGPELAHLGKAGRIEFASATDTEALEAVKAFARYEGVIFALESAHAGAEAIKLATKLPKDKALIVNMSGRGDKDLFISAGALAGPSWKEFLAREAEGEAGDE, encoded by the coding sequence ATGAGTACAAAGGGACTATACGGAAATTTCGGCGGCCGTTATGTGGCGGAGATCCTGCGAAAGCCTGTTCTTGAACTGGAAGAGGCCTTCGAAGGCTGGAAGGATGACTCAGACTTTAAAGCCGAGTTCGATCGTTATGCCAACGAGTTTATCGGCCGGCCGACACCGCTGATGTATGCCGACAATTTAAGCCGACAGATCGGCGGGGCCCAGATATACGTAAAGATGGAAGGCCTTGCACATACGGGGGCTCACAAAATCAATAATGCCCTGGGACAGGCCCTGCTTGCCCGGCGCATGGGAAAAACGCGGATAATCGCGGAGACCGGGGCAGGACAGCACGGGGTGGCAACCGCTGCTGTCTGTGCCAAGCTTGGCTTTGACTGCACGGTTTACATGGGAACCGTGGATATCCGTCGGCAGAGGCCCAACGTTTTCTGGATGGAGCTCTTCGGAGCCAGGGTGGTTCCCGTCGCCTCGGGAGCCCGGACCCTGAAGGACGCCGTAAATGAAGCCCTGCGGGACTGGTCGGCCAACTTTACCGACACCCATTATCTGATCGGCAGTGCCCTGGGGCCTCATCCCTATCCTGCAATGGTAAAGGAGTATCAGTCGGTTATCGGCAGGGAGACGGCACTCCAAATGTCCGAACGGGATCTGAATGTGGAAGCCCTGATAGCCTGTGTGGGGGGCGGGTCCAACTCCATCGGTTTTTTCGCCCCTTTTATCGAGTCCTCCGAACCCCGACTTATCGGGGTGGAGGCGGCCGGGTTGGGTCTTGAAACCGGGGCCCATGCTGCCCGGATGACCGGTTCCGGGGGCAGAGAAGGGATTATTCAGGGCTACAAGAGTCTTTTTCTTACCGACAACAACGGCCAGGTCCTTTCGACCCATTCCATCTCCGCAGGCCTTGATTATCCGGGAATCGGACCGGAACTTGCCCACCTTGGAAAGGCCGGACGAATCGAATTCGCCAGTGCGACGGATACCGAAGCCCTGGAAGCGGTGAAAGCCTTTGCCCGGTACGAGGGGGTAATCTTTGCCCTGGAGTCGGCTCATGCGGGTGCCGAAGCCATAAAGCTCGCGACGAAGCTGCCGAAGGATAAAGCGCTTATCGTGAATATGTCCGGCCGGGGAGACAAGGACCTCTTTATCTCCGCCGGTGCCCTTGCAGGGCCCTCCTGGAAGGAGTTCCTTGCCCGGGAGGCTGAAGGAGAAGCAGGAGATGAGTAA